Proteins from a single region of Fodinibius sp. Rm-B-1B1-1:
- a CDS encoding phospho-sugar mutase has translation MESLDPQIKEKIDHWLNSNYDEATKNAIRQKLDNQEYQELTDAFYKDLEFGTGGMRGIMGVGSNRVNKYTFGMATQGYSNLLKQNYPDEQIKVVIAHDCRNNSEELAQVVADVFSANGIYVYLFEGLRPTPELSFAIRELDCHGGVMLTASHNPKEYNGYKAYNEHGCQLVSPQDKQVMEEVQKIENIDDVKFEGDAENIEKIGKNIDKKYLDAILDVTMSREAISRQSDLSIVFSPIHGTSGVLVPPALKRCGFNNVTLVEEQMSYDGNFPTVEYPNPEEKEALTMALNKAKEIDAELVMATDPDADRVGIAIEDNHDEWMLLNGNQTGALIINYLLHTWKKADKLDGDEYIVKTIVTSYLIDTIAEHYGVDCYNTLTGFKYIGELMTELENEKQFIAGGEESYGYLIGDHVRDKDAIVSIVIIAEMAAYYKDQDTNLFDALLDIYLRHGYYREKLVSVYKRGREGAEEIKQILKNYRENPPQTLAGSEVVTIKDYKTQVSKNAQTGETENIDLPESNVLQFFTGDGSIVSVRPSGTEPKIKFYCSVNTDLPNRNGFDNKTHVLEEKMDTIIQELTENT, from the coding sequence ATGGAATCATTAGATCCACAGATTAAAGAGAAAATTGACCACTGGCTAAATAGTAACTATGATGAAGCTACAAAGAATGCTATCCGCCAAAAGCTGGATAATCAAGAGTATCAAGAATTGACTGATGCTTTTTATAAAGATCTGGAATTTGGAACCGGGGGGATGCGTGGCATTATGGGAGTAGGCTCCAATCGGGTCAACAAGTACACCTTTGGGATGGCTACCCAGGGATACAGTAACCTTTTAAAACAAAACTATCCCGATGAACAAATTAAAGTTGTAATTGCTCACGACTGCCGTAATAATTCCGAAGAGCTGGCTCAAGTTGTTGCGGATGTGTTTTCGGCTAATGGCATTTATGTATACCTGTTTGAGGGTTTACGCCCCACTCCTGAACTGTCATTCGCCATTCGCGAATTAGATTGTCACGGTGGGGTTATGCTGACAGCCTCCCACAATCCCAAAGAATATAATGGCTATAAAGCTTACAATGAGCATGGCTGTCAATTAGTGTCTCCACAGGATAAGCAGGTGATGGAGGAAGTACAGAAAATCGAAAATATCGACGATGTGAAATTTGAGGGCGATGCTGAAAACATCGAAAAAATTGGCAAAAATATTGATAAAAAGTACCTCGATGCTATCTTGGATGTAACGATGTCGCGAGAAGCGATTAGTCGTCAAAGTGATCTCAGCATTGTCTTCTCTCCCATCCATGGCACCTCTGGTGTGCTGGTTCCACCGGCCTTAAAACGCTGCGGCTTTAATAATGTAACGCTCGTTGAAGAACAGATGAGCTATGATGGCAACTTTCCCACGGTGGAGTATCCGAATCCCGAGGAAAAGGAAGCTCTTACAATGGCGTTGAATAAAGCCAAAGAGATTGATGCCGAGCTGGTAATGGCAACCGATCCCGATGCCGATCGCGTGGGCATTGCCATCGAGGACAACCACGATGAGTGGATGCTGCTGAATGGAAACCAAACCGGTGCACTTATCATTAACTACCTGTTGCATACCTGGAAGAAGGCGGACAAGTTGGACGGTGACGAGTATATAGTCAAGACGATTGTTACGTCGTATTTGATTGACACTATTGCCGAACACTACGGCGTGGACTGCTATAATACGCTTACCGGTTTCAAATACATTGGTGAGCTGATGACTGAGCTCGAAAACGAAAAACAGTTTATTGCCGGCGGAGAGGAAAGTTACGGCTACCTAATTGGCGACCATGTTCGTGATAAAGATGCCATCGTTTCTATCGTAATTATTGCTGAGATGGCTGCTTATTATAAAGACCAAGACACCAACCTTTTTGATGCCCTGCTGGATATCTACTTACGTCATGGATACTATCGCGAAAAACTGGTATCGGTATATAAGCGCGGACGTGAAGGAGCCGAAGAAATCAAACAAATTCTAAAAAACTATCGCGAAAATCCGCCCCAGACGCTGGCCGGGTCTGAGGTAGTTACCATCAAAGATTACAAAACACAGGTATCAAAAAATGCCCAGACGGGGGAAACCGAAAATATTGATCTGCCCGAATCAAATGTACTGCAATTCTTCACTGGAGATGGCTCTATCGTTTCTGTACGTCCATCGGGAACAGAGCCTAAAATCAAGTTTTATTGCAGCGTTAATACTGATCTGCCTAATCGAAATGGCTTTGACAATAAGACGCACGTATTAGAAGAAAAAATGGATACTATTATCCAGGAACTAACTGAGAATACATAA
- a CDS encoding AsmA-like C-terminal region-containing protein, producing MKTFLKIAAGILGFFVILIIVLNLYFTDERLKNTAMPYVNEAVGRTVNVEEMSLTFFSTFPQPGVSIRKMSIPGETEKDTLLSLDKLVVSVELFSLLGDQINISEISLQNPTFTYVVNADSTTNIDFLIAEETETDTTTETMGISIPYFNVSGGDFGYRDKTSNTNAQIDDLNADISLSYADLITSTIDLQIGGLSAEVDGSRYLNGLPLSMTQQSTIDLENETVTLDKGTVSIRGLALNLTGSLSDWSNSLNSDLTFNSSSDNFGELLRLVPAEYEEYIEGLESRGSLALEGTISGALLGDELPSFNINMSVTDGYVKNPDLPQPIQNIQLTANASNKLISIESLTAQAGENNLSANGQLEDPLEENGAFSIDFDSDVNLATIREFYDISEFDIEDLGGQLTANGQASGRMNAPEEATFDAVINLSDGLLKYAEVSKPIENISIDAKANQSVITINNMELQAATNTFSMSGTINEPMQEDQRNINLTTDLSFDLATIKDFYPIDEDTLTMRGQFTANATLKGKADQIENAVQSGSISLANGFISHKSLGKPIEDITLESSLNGPTLSISKASFATGDNNLSLSGNVQNYLSDNRTVDINLTGKAALDQIKDYYELEPTITDLTGMADVNLQVQGSPANPQNMQFNGQFTAQDINMDGEAMVQPVTNLNGKLKLSPGSVDLEQLTFNIGSSDIALSGSLRDYMEYLKTEEDRSTTPHLTGSYKSEFLNLDELIDWSDTTETTEPIPIHLPDLTSSVNAEISKMIVTGVTMTNLTAKASTSPDQIVMEQASVNLFDGEATGSFTWDVPDPKRTMITFNGNLDHLQAAAFFDEFQVLGKNSKFHEYVSGAFTADVEYFSELNEFLEPVIKTSTMDGNFGMTNSRIQGHPIQKRLASLFSANEFNNIGLDKFNSTYSLKNSIFTINDLRMTSDDIGLELNGTQHMIKGDINYKTQLFLPGRFKKGIASVISSRAVEALTQDNGTIQVPLRITGTQEDPNIRPDKEAIEPIVKDYLKEKGGNLIKGLFNNN from the coding sequence ATGAAAACTTTTCTAAAGATAGCCGCTGGAATTCTGGGATTTTTCGTCATCCTCATCATAGTACTAAACCTTTATTTTACGGATGAACGTCTCAAAAACACCGCTATGCCCTACGTCAACGAGGCTGTAGGACGTACCGTCAATGTAGAAGAGATGTCCTTAACTTTCTTTAGTACTTTTCCACAGCCGGGCGTCAGCATCCGAAAAATGAGTATCCCCGGCGAAACGGAAAAAGATACGCTGCTTTCGCTGGACAAACTTGTTGTTTCCGTTGAATTATTTTCACTCTTAGGAGACCAAATCAATATTTCTGAAATCAGTCTGCAAAATCCCACGTTTACCTATGTTGTTAATGCTGACAGCACCACGAATATTGATTTTCTGATAGCTGAGGAAACGGAAACTGACACCACGACGGAAACCATGGGTATTAGCATCCCCTATTTTAATGTCAGCGGCGGGGACTTTGGCTACCGTGATAAAACCTCAAACACGAATGCCCAAATTGATGATCTCAATGCCGATATTTCGCTCAGCTATGCCGACCTAATTACAAGCACCATTGATCTGCAAATTGGTGGACTTTCAGCTGAGGTAGATGGTAGTCGCTACCTTAATGGTTTGCCCTTGAGTATGACTCAACAGTCAACAATTGATCTGGAAAATGAAACCGTAACACTTGATAAGGGTACCGTTTCCATTCGTGGGCTTGCACTTAACCTAACTGGATCACTTTCGGATTGGAGTAACAGTTTAAATAGTGATCTTACCTTCAACTCATCCTCAGATAACTTTGGTGAATTATTACGCTTAGTGCCTGCCGAATATGAGGAATATATCGAAGGACTTGAAAGTCGTGGTTCACTGGCTCTCGAAGGGACAATTTCCGGTGCTCTATTGGGGGATGAACTTCCCAGCTTTAATATCAATATGAGCGTTACCGATGGCTACGTCAAAAACCCTGATTTACCGCAGCCTATCCAAAATATTCAACTAACTGCCAATGCATCAAATAAGCTGATATCCATAGAATCATTGACGGCCCAAGCAGGAGAAAACAATTTATCAGCAAATGGACAGCTTGAAGATCCGCTTGAAGAAAATGGAGCATTCTCGATTGATTTTGACTCAGATGTGAACCTGGCTACGATCCGTGAATTTTATGATATCAGTGAGTTCGATATTGAAGACCTTGGCGGACAACTGACGGCTAATGGTCAGGCCTCGGGTCGCATGAACGCTCCCGAAGAAGCCACTTTTGATGCGGTTATCAATTTAAGTGACGGCCTCCTCAAATACGCGGAAGTATCCAAGCCCATTGAAAACATTTCGATTGATGCCAAAGCGAACCAGTCAGTCATTACCATAAACAATATGGAACTGCAAGCCGCTACCAACACCTTTTCAATGAGCGGAACCATTAACGAGCCCATGCAAGAAGATCAGCGAAATATTAATTTGACTACTGATCTTAGTTTTGATCTGGCTACGATCAAAGATTTTTATCCCATCGACGAAGACACCCTTACCATGCGTGGACAGTTCACAGCTAATGCCACACTTAAAGGCAAAGCCGATCAAATTGAAAATGCCGTACAGTCGGGTAGCATTTCCTTAGCAAATGGATTTATTAGCCATAAATCGCTGGGTAAACCCATTGAAGATATCACGCTTGAATCGTCACTCAATGGCCCTACTCTGTCTATATCAAAAGCGAGCTTTGCGACCGGCGATAATAACCTCAGCTTATCAGGAAATGTGCAAAATTATCTCAGTGATAACCGTACAGTCGATATCAACCTAACAGGAAAAGCTGCACTGGATCAAATCAAAGATTATTACGAATTGGAACCAACCATCACCGACCTTACCGGTATGGCTGATGTAAACCTCCAGGTTCAAGGTTCTCCAGCTAATCCCCAAAACATGCAGTTTAACGGCCAGTTTACTGCGCAGGATATCAACATGGATGGAGAGGCAATGGTTCAACCGGTTACAAACCTTAATGGTAAACTTAAACTATCACCCGGCTCCGTTGATTTAGAACAACTCACCTTTAATATCGGATCTTCAGATATTGCGCTTTCCGGTTCGCTTCGTGATTATATGGAGTATCTAAAGACCGAAGAAGATCGTAGTACTACCCCTCATTTAACGGGATCATATAAAAGTGAATTCCTGAATTTAGACGAACTCATCGACTGGAGTGATACCACTGAAACAACTGAGCCCATCCCCATTCACCTGCCGGATTTAACCAGCTCGGTGAATGCCGAAATTAGTAAAATGATTGTCACCGGTGTTACAATGACTAACCTGACAGCCAAAGCCTCCACCTCACCGGATCAAATTGTAATGGAACAAGCCTCAGTTAACTTATTTGATGGAGAGGCCACCGGTTCATTTACCTGGGATGTTCCCGACCCCAAACGTACAATGATTACCTTCAACGGCAACCTCGACCATTTGCAAGCCGCAGCCTTTTTTGATGAATTCCAAGTGCTTGGCAAAAACAGCAAGTTTCATGAGTACGTATCTGGAGCATTTACCGCTGATGTAGAATACTTTTCTGAACTCAATGAGTTTTTGGAACCCGTTATTAAAACCTCAACCATGGACGGCAATTTTGGAATGACCAACTCTCGTATTCAGGGACATCCTATTCAAAAGCGATTGGCTTCACTCTTTAGTGCCAATGAGTTTAATAACATCGGCCTGGATAAGTTTAACAGTACCTATTCACTTAAAAACAGCATATTTACCATTAATGATTTACGAATGACCAGCGATGATATTGGCCTGGAATTAAACGGAACGCAGCACATGATAAAGGGTGATATCAATTATAAGACGCAGCTGTTTTTACCAGGGCGATTCAAGAAGGGTATTGCCTCCGTCATAAGCTCCCGGGCTGTCGAAGCACTTACTCAAGATAACGGAACTATCCAAGTTCCATTACGCATTACCGGTACACAGGAAGATCCCAACATTCGTCCTGATAAAGAAGCTATTGAACCCATCGTTAAGGATTACTTGAAAGAAAAGGGAGGAAACCTGATCAAAGGATTGTTCAACAATAACTAA
- the lgt gene encoding prolipoprotein diacylglyceryl transferase codes for MDLLLLATDFFTWSVDPVAFSLGPLEPRWYGVLFASSFLVGFWLTRKMFLHAGRDPEEVDQLLTYVLIGTVVGARLGHVLFYDPAFYFRYPSEILKIWHGGLASHGAAIGIIIAMYMFIKKFRDMSFLWLADRVVVVVAIAGTFIRTGNFMNSEIVGQPTEVPWAVIFTKVDMLPRHPTQLYEALLCILVFGILWKVYHAYKTNPPEGSLFALFLATLFSGRFLLEFTKMEQAAFAADWVFNMGQWLSIPLIGIGIWLIIKKVDWNQPDIQKQQN; via the coding sequence ATGGATCTATTACTTTTAGCAACTGATTTCTTTACTTGGTCCGTTGATCCCGTAGCATTTAGCCTGGGGCCGCTCGAACCACGCTGGTACGGCGTTCTTTTTGCCAGTTCATTTCTGGTTGGTTTTTGGCTAACACGCAAAATGTTCCTTCATGCTGGTCGTGATCCCGAGGAAGTAGATCAACTGCTTACCTATGTTTTAATTGGTACCGTCGTTGGCGCTCGTTTGGGACACGTGCTGTTTTATGATCCCGCGTTTTACTTCCGCTATCCATCTGAAATTTTAAAAATATGGCATGGAGGCTTGGCCAGTCACGGTGCAGCCATCGGCATCATCATAGCCATGTATATGTTTATCAAAAAGTTTCGGGATATGAGTTTTCTATGGCTGGCTGATCGGGTGGTGGTTGTCGTAGCTATTGCCGGAACTTTTATCCGAACTGGTAATTTCATGAACTCCGAAATTGTTGGCCAACCCACGGAAGTACCCTGGGCGGTTATCTTTACGAAAGTTGACATGCTGCCCCGTCATCCCACCCAACTATATGAAGCCCTTTTGTGCATCCTCGTGTTCGGTATTTTATGGAAGGTATACCATGCCTATAAAACAAATCCGCCGGAAGGTTCACTTTTTGCCCTCTTTTTGGCCACACTTTTTTCAGGACGTTTCCTGCTTGAATTCACCAAAATGGAGCAGGCCGCCTTTGCCGCCGATTGGGTATTTAATATGGGACAATGGCTTAGTATCCCACTGATTGGCATCGGCATCTGGTTGATAATTAAAAAGGTCGATTGGAACCAACCGGATATCCAAAAGCAACAAAATTAA
- the cysS gene encoding cysteine--tRNA ligase — protein MDKLHIYNTLTRKKEEFKPIEEGFVGVYICGPTVYGDAHLGHAKSYVSFDVVIRYLRYLGYKVRYVQNITDVGHLTDDADQGEDKLEKQAKIEKLEPMEIAEKYTYNYFRDMDALGVQRPDISPRATGHIIEQIEMVKKLLENGHAYETDGNVYFDVSSDKEYGKLSGRDIEDQESGSRIETASDKRSPEDFALWKKADDGHIMKWPSPWGMGYPGWHVECSAMSTKYLGENFDIHGGGMDNQFPHHECEIAQSEGAFNKPFANYWMHNNMVTLEGQKMGKSLGNAISLHQFFSGEHDLLTRSWDPQIIRFFLLQSHYRSTTDFSEDALSGAENGLRSLQDMVRTIDKAESEGGDDYDLETLKSDLESKLNDDFNTAQAIAVLFEELKIIRKQINSGDTPENITDIQEFLRNFVDGVLGLWPEEEQSSARDNKTEDLIELLIDIRRNARHEKNFELSDMIRDRLEELDIKLMDSPEGTEYKIVS, from the coding sequence ATGGATAAACTTCATATTTACAACACGCTAACTCGTAAAAAGGAAGAATTTAAACCTATTGAAGAAGGCTTTGTTGGTGTCTACATCTGTGGACCTACGGTTTATGGTGATGCCCACTTGGGTCATGCCAAAAGCTATGTCTCTTTTGATGTCGTAATCCGCTACCTGCGTTACTTGGGGTACAAAGTCCGGTATGTGCAAAATATCACCGATGTGGGCCACCTGACTGATGATGCAGATCAGGGTGAAGACAAGCTGGAAAAGCAGGCCAAAATTGAAAAACTGGAACCCATGGAGATTGCGGAAAAGTACACCTACAACTATTTCCGCGATATGGACGCCCTTGGTGTTCAGCGACCCGATATTTCTCCCCGCGCAACGGGACATATCATCGAGCAAATCGAAATGGTAAAAAAACTGCTCGAAAACGGTCACGCTTATGAAACCGATGGCAATGTCTATTTTGATGTTTCTTCCGATAAGGAATACGGAAAACTTAGTGGTCGCGATATTGAAGATCAGGAAAGCGGTTCGCGCATCGAAACCGCCAGCGACAAACGTTCGCCCGAAGATTTTGCCCTCTGGAAAAAAGCCGATGACGGACACATTATGAAATGGCCTTCGCCCTGGGGCATGGGCTATCCCGGCTGGCACGTGGAGTGCTCGGCGATGTCCACAAAGTACCTGGGCGAAAATTTCGACATTCACGGCGGAGGCATGGATAACCAGTTTCCGCATCACGAATGCGAAATTGCCCAAAGTGAGGGAGCATTCAATAAACCTTTTGCCAACTACTGGATGCACAACAATATGGTTACCCTTGAGGGACAAAAAATGGGCAAGTCGCTGGGCAATGCCATTTCACTGCACCAGTTTTTCTCTGGTGAGCACGACCTCTTAACTCGCTCCTGGGATCCGCAGATCATTCGTTTCTTCTTGCTCCAAAGTCATTATCGTAGCACTACCGACTTTTCCGAGGATGCGCTTTCCGGTGCCGAAAACGGGCTCCGCAGCCTTCAGGATATGGTTCGAACCATCGATAAGGCTGAAAGTGAAGGTGGCGATGATTACGACTTGGAAACCTTGAAATCTGACTTGGAAAGCAAACTCAACGACGACTTTAATACTGCACAAGCTATCGCGGTTCTGTTTGAGGAACTAAAAATCATCCGTAAGCAAATTAATAGCGGTGATACCCCAGAAAATATTACGGATATTCAGGAATTTTTACGGAATTTCGTCGATGGTGTGCTTGGGCTTTGGCCTGAGGAGGAGCAATCTTCTGCCAGAGATAACAAGACAGAGGATCTGATCGAACTGCTGATTGATATCCGACGAAATGCGCGTCACGAAAAGAACTTTGAGCTTTCAGATATGATTCGCGACCGCCTTGAAGAGTTGGATATCAAACTAATGGACAGCCCCGAAGGCACAGAATACAAAATTGTATCGTAG